In one Neobacillus sp. CF12 genomic region, the following are encoded:
- the ppdK gene encoding pyruvate, phosphate dikinase has translation MQKFVYLFHEGNGNMKETLGGKGANLAEMTRIGLPVPFGFTISTQACNAYYDAGKMIPTIVESQVLGALTNLEEKMGKKLGDAENPLLVSVRSGSVFSMPGMMDTVLNLGMNDKTVVGMGNLTNNPRFAYDSYRRFIQMFSNVVLDINTFHFEQLLEETREQKGYHADPEMTAEDWKEVIEGYKGIVKKHTRKDFPQDPKEQLFLAINAVFDSWNNQRAIVYRRLNKIPDHLGTAVNIQSMVFGNMGNDSGTGVAFTRNPSTGEHVLYGEYLINAQGEDVVAGIRTPQPIQTLKDEMPAVYKQFAETCKRLEQHYQEMQDIEFTVERGQLFILQTRHGKRTAQAAIRIAVEMVEEGIIDKKTALLRVDPDQLNQLLHRRIDDKYVRTLLAKGLPASPGAATGQVVFDADEAEELGNAGKKVILVRPETTPDDIHGIVAAQAIVTSRGGMTSHAAVVARGMGKACICGCDALKIDVKAKQFTVEEKVIKYGDVITIDGSTGEIMLGEIPMIEPQLSEEFQLLLAWADQERKIGVRANADNPEDAQKAFEFGAGGIGLCRTEHMFMDVKRIPIVQKMILAESFGERMEALDELLPMQQGDFEGIFEAMQGFPVTIRLLDPPLHEFLPDKEELLVEVTKLQILDPTSPELKKKELLLKKVRQLDEYNPMLGHRGCRLGMVYPEIYEMQAKAIFYAAAKLADKGMEVQPEIMIPLVGHVNELKQMRQLVIDAAEKVQEETGKQFEYTIGTMIEIPRAAITADQIAQEADFFSFGTNDLTQTTFGYSRDDAEGKFLQNYIENKVLAENPFAVLDQDGVGRLVEMGVKLGREAKPTLKTGICGEHGGEKTSIDFCYKTGLDYVSCSPYRVPLARLAAAQATIRHESNKKEVYTTA, from the coding sequence ATGCAGAAATTCGTTTACTTGTTTCATGAAGGAAATGGAAATATGAAGGAAACGCTTGGAGGAAAAGGGGCAAATCTAGCGGAAATGACGCGGATTGGCTTGCCAGTTCCATTTGGTTTTACCATTTCGACTCAAGCTTGTAATGCCTATTACGATGCAGGAAAAATGATTCCAACGATTGTTGAAAGCCAAGTATTAGGTGCATTAACCAACCTTGAAGAAAAAATGGGTAAAAAACTCGGTGATGCCGAAAATCCGTTACTCGTTTCCGTACGTTCAGGTTCTGTCTTTTCGATGCCAGGAATGATGGATACGGTTTTAAACCTGGGTATGAATGATAAAACGGTTGTGGGCATGGGGAACTTAACCAATAATCCTCGTTTTGCTTATGATTCGTACCGCCGTTTTATTCAAATGTTTAGTAATGTTGTCCTAGATATCAATACGTTTCACTTTGAACAATTGTTAGAAGAAACTCGTGAGCAAAAGGGTTATCATGCCGACCCGGAAATGACGGCTGAAGACTGGAAAGAAGTTATTGAAGGATACAAAGGAATTGTCAAAAAGCATACGAGAAAAGACTTTCCACAGGATCCGAAGGAACAACTCTTTCTTGCTATTAATGCTGTGTTCGATTCTTGGAATAATCAGCGCGCCATCGTCTACCGCCGTTTAAATAAAATTCCTGATCACCTTGGGACGGCTGTGAATATTCAAAGCATGGTGTTTGGAAATATGGGCAATGATTCCGGAACAGGGGTGGCTTTTACAAGAAATCCTTCTACTGGTGAACATGTTCTTTACGGAGAGTATTTAATCAATGCACAGGGTGAAGATGTAGTTGCTGGAATTCGGACGCCACAGCCAATTCAAACCTTAAAGGACGAAATGCCAGCTGTTTATAAGCAATTCGCTGAAACATGCAAACGTTTGGAGCAACATTATCAAGAAATGCAAGATATTGAATTTACCGTAGAACGTGGTCAATTATTTATTCTGCAAACTCGTCATGGAAAGCGTACTGCCCAAGCGGCAATTCGGATTGCAGTAGAAATGGTCGAAGAAGGAATCATTGATAAAAAGACTGCCTTGCTTCGTGTCGACCCAGACCAATTAAACCAACTTCTACATCGTCGAATCGATGATAAATATGTGCGTACGTTATTGGCAAAAGGATTGCCAGCATCACCAGGGGCGGCAACTGGTCAAGTTGTGTTTGATGCAGATGAAGCAGAGGAATTAGGGAATGCTGGCAAAAAAGTCATTCTCGTTCGTCCAGAAACCACGCCTGATGATATTCACGGTATTGTTGCTGCACAAGCCATCGTAACAAGTCGCGGCGGTATGACAAGCCATGCAGCAGTAGTAGCCCGTGGTATGGGGAAAGCGTGTATCTGCGGTTGTGACGCCCTGAAAATTGATGTAAAAGCTAAACAATTTACGGTTGAAGAGAAGGTTATCAAGTATGGTGATGTGATTACTATTGATGGTTCTACCGGTGAAATCATGTTGGGAGAAATTCCAATGATTGAGCCACAGCTTTCTGAGGAGTTCCAGTTATTACTTGCCTGGGCAGATCAAGAGAGAAAAATTGGAGTTCGAGCGAATGCCGATAATCCAGAGGATGCACAAAAAGCCTTTGAATTTGGGGCCGGTGGGATTGGATTGTGCCGTACTGAGCACATGTTCATGGATGTAAAACGGATACCTATCGTTCAAAAAATGATCCTAGCGGAAAGCTTTGGCGAACGTATGGAAGCCCTTGACGAGTTACTTCCGATGCAACAAGGTGATTTTGAAGGAATCTTTGAAGCGATGCAAGGATTCCCAGTTACCATTCGCCTATTAGATCCGCCATTACATGAATTTTTACCAGATAAGGAAGAGTTATTGGTTGAAGTAACGAAGTTGCAAATTCTAGATCCTACTTCTCCTGAGTTGAAAAAGAAAGAACTACTGTTGAAAAAGGTCCGCCAATTAGATGAATACAATCCAATGCTCGGTCATCGCGGCTGTCGCCTTGGTATGGTATATCCGGAGATTTATGAAATGCAAGCAAAAGCAATATTTTATGCTGCTGCTAAGCTTGCCGACAAAGGAATGGAAGTTCAGCCTGAAATCATGATTCCACTCGTTGGTCATGTCAATGAGTTAAAACAAATGCGTCAGCTTGTCATTGATGCCGCTGAAAAAGTGCAAGAAGAAACAGGAAAGCAATTTGAATATACGATTGGAACGATGATTGAAATTCCACGTGCAGCGATTACCGCTGACCAAATTGCACAAGAAGCAGATTTCTTCTCGTTTGGTACGAACGATTTAACACAAACAACTTTCGGATATAGCCGTGATGATGCAGAAGGAAAGTTCCTTCAAAACTATATCGAAAATAAAGTTCTAGCTGAAAATCCTTTTGCTGTCCTTGATCAAGACGGTGTTGGTAGATTAGTAGAAATGGGAGTAAAACTTGGCCGTGAAGCAAAGCCAACATTAAAAACAGGTATTTGTGGGGAGCATGGCGGGGAAAAAACGTCCATTGATTTCTGCTACAAAACTGGGCTTGATTATGTAAGTTGCTCACCGTACCGTGTCCCACTAGCGAGATTGGCGGCAGCACAAGCAACAATTCGTCATGAATCAAATAAGAAGGAAGTTTATACGACCGCATAA